Proteins co-encoded in one Mycobacterium mantenii genomic window:
- a CDS encoding acetate kinase, with protein sequence MGSSGVRLVLVINSGSSSLKYQLVDPDSGVARATGLVERIGEESSSVPDHDAALRRAFDTLADDGIDLKTSGIVAVGHRVVHGGNTFHQPTLLDDTVIGRLDELSELAPLHNPPALKGIEVARKLLPDIAHIAVFDTGFFHDLPPAAATYAIDRDLAQRYQVRRYGFHGPSHRYVSGQAAAFLDRSVGGLKQIVLHLGNGCSASAIAGTRPLDTSMGLTPLEGLVMGTRSGDIDPSIVGYLSHAAKMAVEDVESMLNQRSGVLGLSGERDFRRLRSMIESGDKSAQLAYSVFTHRLRKYIGAYLAVLGHTDVISFTAGIGENDPAVRRDAVAGMEELGIILDQRRNLGGGKGARQISADDSPIVVLVIPTNEELAIARDCVSLLGG encoded by the coding sequence ATGGGAAGTAGCGGCGTGCGCCTGGTGTTGGTGATCAACTCCGGCTCGTCATCTCTGAAATATCAACTGGTCGACCCCGATTCGGGTGTCGCCCGGGCGACCGGCCTGGTGGAGCGGATCGGCGAGGAGTCGTCGTCGGTGCCCGACCACGACGCCGCGCTGCGCCGCGCGTTCGACACGCTGGCCGATGACGGTATCGACCTGAAGACGAGCGGCATCGTCGCCGTGGGCCATCGAGTAGTCCATGGTGGCAACACCTTTCATCAGCCCACGCTGCTGGACGACACGGTGATCGGCAGGCTCGACGAACTGTCGGAGCTGGCCCCGCTGCACAACCCGCCAGCGCTCAAGGGAATCGAGGTCGCGCGAAAACTACTGCCCGACATCGCCCACATCGCGGTGTTCGACACCGGATTCTTCCACGACCTGCCGCCCGCGGCGGCCACGTATGCCATCGACCGCGACCTGGCGCAGCGGTACCAGGTCCGCCGGTACGGGTTCCACGGCCCGTCGCATCGCTACGTCAGCGGGCAGGCCGCCGCCTTCCTGGATCGATCGGTCGGCGGCCTGAAACAGATTGTGCTGCACTTGGGTAACGGTTGCTCGGCCTCGGCGATCGCCGGCACCCGACCGCTGGACACCTCGATGGGCTTGACCCCGCTCGAGGGTTTGGTGATGGGCACCCGCAGCGGCGACATCGATCCCAGTATCGTCGGCTATCTGTCGCACGCGGCCAAGATGGCAGTCGAGGACGTCGAGTCCATGCTCAATCAGCGATCCGGCGTGCTGGGGCTGTCCGGTGAGCGCGACTTTCGCCGGTTGCGGTCGATGATCGAATCCGGCGACAAGTCAGCGCAACTGGCCTACAGCGTGTTCACGCATCGGCTGCGTAAGTACATCGGCGCCTACCTGGCGGTGCTCGGCCACACCGACGTCATCAGCTTCACCGCCGGGATCGGAGAGAACGACCCGGCGGTACGCCGCGACGCGGTCGCCGGCATGGAAGAACTGGGCATCATCCTCGATCAGCGCCGCAACCTCGGCGGCGGCAAGGGTGCCCGCCAAATCTCCGCCGACGATTCACCGATCGTCGTGCTGGTGATCCCGACGAACGAAGAGCTCGCCATCGCCCGCGACTGCGTGAGTCTGTTAGGCGGATAG
- the pta gene encoding phosphate acetyltransferase codes for MVSGSATAIYIAAPEPETGKSTIALGLLHRLTATVAKVGVFRPITRLGEDRDYILDLLLGHTTAGLSYEQCVGVTYHQLHADGDAAMAAIVDAYHAVAEACDVVVIVGSDYTDVTRPAELSANARIAVNLGAPLLLTVSGNGRTAAEIAAVVEVCLAELEAQHAHTAAVVANRCEPSQLTAVAEALRAFAQRSYVLPEEPLLSAPTVAELETAVAGTPVGGEESLREREVTGVLVAGMTADHVLERLSDGMAVITPGDRSDVVLAVTSAHAAEGFPSLSCIVLNGDFELHPSIAALVAGLRLRLPIIATALGTYDTASAAAAARGRVTASSQRKIDTALALMDRHVDITDLLAQLAIPIPTVTTPQMFIHQLTLQARSDRKRIVLPEGDDDRILKSAGRVLQRRVADLTILGDEAQIRQRAGELGVDLGDAKVIDPRTSELRHRFVDQYAELRKAKGVTFEQAGEIMRDATYFGTMLVYNGMVDGMVSGASHTTAHTVRPAFEIIKTVPDVSTVSSIFLMCLPDRVLAYGDCAIIPNPTPEQLADIAISSARTAAQFGIEPRVAMLSYSTGDSGSGADVEKVRTATELVRKRNPDLPVEGPIQYDAAIEPSVAATKLRSSPVAGRATVLIFPDLNTGNNTYKAVQRSAGAIAIGPVLQGLRKPVNDLSRGALVEDIVNTVAITAIQAQGGGNGK; via the coding sequence GTGGTCTCCGGTTCCGCGACAGCGATCTATATCGCCGCCCCCGAGCCGGAGACCGGCAAGTCGACGATCGCGCTCGGACTGTTGCACCGGCTGACCGCGACGGTCGCCAAAGTCGGTGTGTTCCGGCCGATTACCAGGCTGGGCGAGGACCGCGACTACATCCTGGACCTGCTCCTGGGGCATACCACGGCCGGGCTGTCCTACGAGCAGTGCGTCGGGGTGACCTATCACCAGCTGCACGCCGACGGCGACGCCGCCATGGCCGCCATCGTCGACGCCTATCACGCCGTGGCCGAGGCCTGCGACGTGGTGGTGATCGTCGGCAGCGATTACACCGACGTGACCCGGCCCGCGGAGCTTTCGGCCAACGCACGCATCGCGGTCAACCTCGGTGCGCCGCTGCTGCTCACGGTCAGCGGCAACGGCCGCACGGCCGCGGAGATCGCCGCCGTCGTCGAGGTCTGCCTGGCCGAGCTGGAGGCCCAGCACGCCCACACCGCGGCGGTGGTGGCCAACCGTTGCGAGCCGAGCCAGCTGACGGCGGTCGCCGAAGCGCTGCGCGCGTTCGCCCAGCGCAGCTACGTGCTGCCTGAGGAGCCGCTGCTGTCGGCGCCGACGGTGGCCGAATTGGAGACGGCTGTCGCCGGGACGCCGGTCGGCGGCGAGGAGTCGTTGCGCGAACGCGAGGTCACCGGCGTGCTGGTCGCCGGGATGACCGCCGACCATGTGCTGGAACGGCTGAGCGACGGCATGGCGGTGATCACCCCCGGTGACCGCTCGGACGTGGTGCTCGCCGTCACCAGTGCCCATGCCGCCGAAGGCTTTCCGTCGCTGTCGTGCATCGTGCTCAACGGGGACTTCGAGCTGCATCCATCCATCGCGGCGCTGGTCGCCGGCCTGCGGCTGCGTTTGCCCATCATCGCCACCGCGCTGGGCACCTACGACACGGCCAGCGCGGCCGCCGCGGCCCGGGGCCGGGTCACGGCGAGCTCGCAGCGCAAGATCGACACCGCGCTGGCGCTGATGGACAGGCACGTCGATATCACGGATCTGCTTGCGCAGCTTGCCATTCCGATCCCCACGGTTACCACGCCGCAGATGTTCATTCATCAGCTCACGCTGCAGGCGCGTTCGGACCGCAAGCGCATCGTCCTTCCCGAGGGTGACGACGACCGCATCCTCAAGTCCGCGGGCCGCGTGTTGCAGCGCCGCGTCGCCGACCTGACGATCCTCGGCGACGAAGCCCAAATTCGTCAGCGTGCGGGAGAACTCGGGGTGGACCTGGGCGACGCGAAGGTGATCGACCCGCGCACCAGCGAGTTGCGCCACCGATTCGTCGACCAGTACGCCGAATTGCGCAAGGCGAAAGGGGTCACCTTCGAGCAGGCCGGTGAGATCATGCGCGACGCCACATATTTCGGCACCATGCTGGTGTACAACGGCATGGTCGACGGCATGGTGTCGGGAGCCTCGCACACCACGGCGCATACCGTCCGGCCGGCTTTCGAAATCATCAAGACGGTCCCGGATGTCTCGACGGTGTCCAGCATTTTCTTGATGTGCCTGCCCGATCGGGTGCTGGCCTATGGCGACTGCGCGATCATCCCGAACCCGACCCCGGAGCAACTGGCCGACATCGCGATCTCCTCGGCGCGCACCGCCGCGCAGTTCGGCATCGAGCCACGGGTGGCGATGCTGTCGTACTCGACCGGCGACTCGGGCAGCGGGGCCGACGTCGAGAAGGTCAGGACGGCAACGGAATTGGTGCGGAAGCGGAACCCCGATCTGCCGGTCGAGGGGCCCATCCAGTACGACGCCGCGATCGAACCGTCGGTCGCGGCCACCAAACTGCGTTCCTCGCCGGTGGCGGGTCGCGCCACGGTGCTGATCTTTCCCGACCTCAATACGGGTAACAACACGTATAAGGCGGTGCAGCGCAGCGCCGGTGCGATCGCCATCGGCCCTGTCCTGCAGGGGCTGCGCAAGCCGGTCAACGACCTGTCCCGGGGCGCTTTGGTCGAAGACATCGTGAACACGGTTGCCATCACCGCGATCCAGGCGCAGGGTGGCGGTAATGGGAAGTAG
- the fgd gene encoding glucose-6-phosphate dehydrogenase (coenzyme-F420): MPELKLGYKASAEQFAPRELVELAVAAEGHGMDSATVSDHFQPWRHEGGHAPFSLAWMTAVGERTKRLVLGTSVLTPTFRYNPAVIAQAFATMGCLYPDRIFLGVGTGESLNEIATGYEGEWPEFKERYARLRESVRLMRELWLGDRVDFEGEYYQTKGASIYDVPEGGIPIYIAAGGPQVAKYAGRAGDGFICTSGKGEELYKDKLMPAMKEGAEAAGKSPDDVDRMIEIKISYDTDPDKALENTRFWAPLSLTAEQKTSIHDPLEMEKAADALPIEQVAKRWIVASDPDEAVEKVGQYVKWGLNHLVFHAPGHDQRRFLELFEKDLAPRLRRLA, translated from the coding sequence GTGCCTGAACTGAAACTCGGATACAAAGCGTCCGCCGAACAATTTGCTCCGCGCGAGCTCGTCGAACTCGCTGTCGCCGCCGAGGGTCATGGCATGGACAGCGCCACCGTCAGCGACCACTTCCAGCCCTGGCGGCACGAGGGCGGGCACGCACCGTTCTCGCTGGCCTGGATGACCGCCGTCGGCGAGCGCACCAAGAGGCTGGTGCTGGGCACCTCGGTGCTCACCCCGACCTTCCGGTACAACCCCGCCGTCATCGCGCAGGCGTTCGCCACGATGGGATGCCTGTATCCGGACCGCATCTTCCTCGGCGTCGGCACCGGGGAGTCGCTCAACGAAATAGCCACCGGATACGAGGGCGAATGGCCGGAGTTCAAGGAGCGCTACGCGCGGCTGCGCGAATCGGTGCGGCTGATGCGCGAGCTGTGGCTGGGCGACCGTGTCGACTTCGAGGGCGAGTACTACCAGACCAAGGGCGCCTCGATTTACGACGTGCCGGAGGGCGGCATCCCGATCTACATCGCCGCGGGCGGTCCGCAGGTGGCCAAGTACGCGGGTCGCGCGGGCGACGGCTTCATCTGCACCTCCGGCAAGGGCGAGGAGCTGTACAAGGACAAGCTGATGCCCGCCATGAAGGAGGGGGCGGAGGCGGCCGGGAAGAGTCCCGACGACGTCGACCGCATGATCGAAATCAAGATCTCGTACGACACCGACCCGGACAAGGCGCTGGAGAACACCCGGTTCTGGGCGCCGCTGTCGCTGACGGCCGAACAGAAGACCAGCATTCACGACCCGCTGGAGATGGAGAAGGCCGCCGACGCGCTGCCCATCGAACAGGTCGCCAAGCGCTGGATCGTGGCCTCCGATCCCGACGAGGCGGTCGAAAAGGTGGGCCAGTACGTGAAATGGGGCCTCAACCACCTGGTGTTCCACGCGCCCGGCCACGACCAGCGCCGGTTCCTGGAACTTTTCGAGAAGGACCTGGCGCCGCGGCTGCGGCGGCTGGCCTGA